The DNA segment ATCACGCTCGCACCCGGGTGCCGAGATGAGTTCGTCGACGTCCTCCGGTCGAAATACGTTCCCGGTGCTAGCGCTCGCCGTCTCGAACTCGTCGACATCGTGCTCGCTCCACCGGTCGACGATCCGGCGCTCGAGTCCGACGTGATCGTCACGTGGCGGCTGGCCGACATCGACACGTTCTGGCAAGCCCGACGCGCCGCGATGATGGACCCGACCGTCGGCTCGTTCTGGCGCGACACGGCGGACATCGTCGTACGACGGACGCGTCGCTTCGCCCAAGCCGAACCCGCGTTCACGCCAATCGATGACTCGGCAGCGGAGCCGCTGCCGAGCAACGGCATCCATCACATCGTCTTGATGGCGACTGATGACGCCGAGGTTGCGGTCACGCCGCCCGATCAGGTCCGGCGCAGCGCGTTCGGGCGACACCTTCCAGGCAGCGTCGGCGCTCCGGACGCGAGCTGGGAGTTCGACGCCGAGGATCTCGTGCCAATCGGTACAGCCAACGTCAAGGGTGCCGAGGTCGTGGACGTCGTGCTGCTCGGGGACGTGATCGGTTCCGGCGCACGTGCGCCGCGCATCCAAGACGCAGTCAAGCGGACGTTGTTGCTGAAGGTCGAGGAGAGTGCGCCGCTCGCCGCGGTGAGTGCCTTCGAGCGCGACCTTCTCGGGATGCCGCGGCACATCCCGGCGATCCGAAACTGGCGTCTTGCCCGAGTCGGTAGCTCCGAAGGTGGATGGACCCACGCGTGGGAGCAGGAGTACGCCGAACTCGCGGGGCTGCGCCACGACTACATGCGTAGCCCGTACCACTGGAGTGTCGTCGACGGCTGGTTCGACGCCGAGGACCCGCGCAGCATCGTGCGCCCCGAGCTGCTCCACCTCTTCTACGAAACGCCCTCGTCAGTGCTCGCTGCCGTCACTTGACTCGCATCGCGTGACCAAGGATCAGGCCGGGCTTCAGCTGGCTTCAATCG comes from the Acidimicrobiia bacterium genome and includes:
- a CDS encoding Dabb family protein; translation: MSAETIVRVDDITLAPGCRDEFVDVLRSKYVPGASARRLELVDIVLAPPVDDPALESDVIVTWRLADIDTFWQARRAAMMDPTVGSFWRDTADIVVRRTRRFAQAEPAFTPIDDSAAEPLPSNGIHHIVLMATDDAEVAVTPPDQVRRSAFGRHLPGSVGAPDASWEFDAEDLVPIGTANVKGAEVVDVVLLGDVIGSGARAPRIQDAVKRTLLLKVEESAPLAAVSAFERDLLGMPRHIPAIRNWRLARVGSSEGGWTHAWEQEYAELAGLRHDYMRSPYHWSVVDGWFDAEDPRSIVRPELLHLFYETPSSVLAAVT